The Candidatus Aenigmatarchaeota archaeon region CCAATAGTTGCCGGCTTCATAAGCTTAATAATCAGATAATCTTATGGATTTGGAGCCGCTCTTGAACCCAAAAAGCATTGCCGTAGTCGGCGCTTCGAGAAACAAGCAGAAAGTGGGCAGCATAATTCTCAAAAACCTGATGCACTTTCACGGAAAGCTCTACCCGGTCAACCCAAACACGAGGCATATATTCGGGCACCAGTGCTACCCAAGCGTCGAGTCAATAGGAAAGCCCGTCGATATGGCAGTAATCGCCATAAGGGCAGAGTTTATCCCGCAGATGTTGAGAAACGCAGAAAACCTCAAGACGGCAGTCATAATTTCAAGCGGCTTTTCAGAGGTCGGAAATTACAAGCTTAAAGACGCAGTTCTTGCGGCGGCAAGAGAAAATGATATCCGGCTTCTTGGCCCTAACTGCATCGGCATACAGGTCCCTTCAAGGGAACTTAACGCAACCTTCATGCGTCCCGCTCTAAATGGAGAGTATGCCCTTATTTCCCAGTCTGGCGCCATCTGCTCGTCCATAATCGACTGGAGCATCAGCCATAAGCTGGGCTTCTCCAAGATAATCTCTGTCGGAAACGCTTATGATCTGTCCTTTCCCGAGCTGATAAGCTATCTTGAAACAGACCGAAGCACGCAGAAGATTATCATGTATATCGAGGGGCTTAGCGACGGAAAGGCCTTCATTGAAGCGGCAAAGAAATCAAAGAAGCCGATTTATGCGCTTAAAGTCGGAAAGACCGAAGCGGGAATAAAGGCTGCTAAAACCCACACCGGCGCAATGGCAGGAAGCTACTCCATCTACAGGGATGTTTTCAGGCAGGTAGGGGTTACCGAGATGAAAAACCTAAAGGACCTGTTCCTTTTCCTCAAGATGAGCAAGCTGAAAAGAAAACCCGTCATTATCCTTTCGAATGCAGGCGGGCCAGCGACAGCAACAGCAGACCTGCTCTCTGAAGCAAACATTCCCCTAAAGAAGCTTTCTGGCGAGACAATGAAAAAGCT contains the following coding sequences:
- a CDS encoding CoA-binding protein, with amino-acid sequence MDLEPLLNPKSIAVVGASRNKQKVGSIILKNLMHFHGKLYPVNPNTRHIFGHQCYPSVESIGKPVDMAVIAIRAEFIPQMLRNAENLKTAVIISSGFSEVGNYKLKDAVLAAARENDIRLLGPNCIGIQVPSRELNATFMRPALNGEYALISQSGAICSSIIDWSISHKLGFSKIISVGNAYDLSFPELISYLETDRSTQKIIMYIEGLSDGKAFIEAAKKSKKPIYALKVGKTEAGIKAAKTHTGAMAGSYSIYRDVFRQVGVTEMKNLKDLFLFLKMSKLKRKPVIILSNAGGPATATADLLSEANIPLKKLSGETMKKLSALLPENWSRSNPVDILGDATPDRYEKAMKILSGEKANVLVILTPQEMTDPRETARRLRKFKNLVCVFIGGKETTRARLFLEDCHVPAFEFPEQAVDCLGLLR